From the endosymbiont of Bathymodiolus septemdierum str. Myojin knoll genome, one window contains:
- a CDS encoding Crp/Fnr family transcriptional regulator, with product MFKEILKYKTLNFKKGDYLFQQNSEANRLFFLDKGRIKLVRETSDGQPLVIHIAYARETFAEASLFANKYHCHAICDCPCTVLSFDKSTVLQYLQKHPNATMDLLKIHTQQVRDLRLLNEIKSINSAYNRVTTFFDSEVDENSEFHFSYSLKDMAQKLGLAHETFYRTLKILEQEGRISRKKHLIKIR from the coding sequence ATGTTTAAAGAAATACTAAAATATAAAACCCTAAATTTTAAAAAAGGCGACTACCTTTTCCAACAAAATTCAGAGGCTAATCGTCTCTTTTTTCTTGACAAAGGACGAATCAAATTAGTGCGAGAAACTTCAGATGGGCAACCCTTGGTTATTCACATTGCCTACGCGCGCGAAACCTTTGCTGAAGCCTCTCTTTTTGCCAATAAATACCATTGTCACGCCATTTGTGATTGCCCCTGCACTGTTTTATCTTTTGATAAATCAACAGTTTTGCAATATTTACAAAAACACCCGAATGCCACAATGGATTTGCTTAAAATCCACACCCAGCAAGTGCGAGATTTGAGATTATTGAACGAAATAAAAAGCATCAATAGTGCCTACAACAGGGTAACAACTTTTTTCGATTCCGAGGTAGATGAAAATTCTGAATTCCATTTTTCCTATTCACTCAAAGATATGGCACAAAAACTCGGCTTAGCACATGAAACTTTTTATCGCACTTTGAAAATTCTTGAGCAAGAAGGTAGAATTAGTCGCAAAAAACACCTTATTAAAATACGATAA